CGCGCCAACATCGATCTTGGCGATGTTCGCGCCGATGGCCTGATGCTTGATCTCGATCAGGCGGATCAGGTTCTTGGTCGGCTGCGGCAGATCGCCGAAGCGGTCGATCATCTCGGCGGCCATGCTCTCGATATCGTTCTGCCCCTCGGCCTGGTTGAGGCGGCGGTAGAGCGCCATGCGAACCGCGAGATCGGGGACGTATTCTTCGGGGATCATGATCGGCGCATCGACGGTGATCTGGGGCGAAACCTTGTCGCGTGCCGGAGCAAGGCCCATCTCGCCCGCCTTGGCCGCAAGGATCGCCTCTTCCAGCATGGCCTGGTAAAGTTCGAAGCCGACCTCGCGGATATGGCCCGACTGTTCGTCGCCGAGCAGGTTCCCCGCACCGCGAATGTCGAGATCGTGGCTGGCGAGCTGGAAGCCGGCACCCAGCGTGTCGAGATCGCCGAGCACCTTGAGCCGCTTTTGCGCGATCTCCGAAAGTGCCACGCCCGTCTCGTGCGTCAGATAGGCATAGGCGCGCAGCTTGGCCCGTCCGACGCGGCCGCGCAGCTGGTAGAGCTGGGCAAGGCCGAACCGGTCGGCGCGGTGGATGATGATGGTGTTGGCGGACGGAATATCCAGCCCGCTTTCGACGATCGTGGTCGACAGCAGCACGTCGTATTTGCGGTCGTAGAAAGCGCCCATCCGCTCCTCGACCTCGCTCGGGCTCATCTGGCCGTGGGCGGAGACGGATTTGATCTCGGGCGCGTTCTCGCGGAGCCATTCCTCGACATCGGCCATGTCGGAAATGCGGGGCACGACGATGAAGCTTTGGCCGCCGCGATGATGTTCGCGCAGCAAGGCCTCGCGCATCACCATGTCGTCCCACTCCATCACATAGGTGCGCACAGCGAGGCGGTCGACCGGCGGGGTCTGGATGGTGGAGAGTTCGCGCAGGCCGCTCATCGCCATTTGCAGCGTACGCGGAATCGGTGTTGCGGTGAGGGTGAGGACGTGAACGTCGGCCCGCAGCTGCTTCAGCTTTTCCTTGTGGGTGACACCAAAGCGCTGCTCCTCGTCGACGATCACAAGGCCCAGGTTCTTGAACTTGGTCGACTTCGAGAGGATCGCGTGGGTGCCGACGACAAGGTCGACATGGCCGCTTTCCAGCCCCTCGCGCGTTTCGGCAGCCTCCTTCGAAGTGACGAGGCGCGAGAGCCGTCCCACCTTCAGCGGGAAACCCGCGAACCGCTCGGCAAAGTTCTGGTAATGCTGGCGGGCAAGGAGCGTGGTCGGCGCGACCACGGCGACCTGCTGGCCGTGCATTGCCGCCACGAAAGCTGCCCGCAGCGCGACCTCGGTCTTGCCGAAGCCGACATCGCCGCAGACGAGGCGGTCCATCGGGCGGCCGCTTTCCAGATCGCCAAGAACATCCGTAATCGCGCGTTCCTGATCCTCGGTTTCCGACCACGGGAAGCGGTCGGTGAACTGGCCGAGGGTCGCGGGATCGGCGGGCAGGGCAGGGGCCTGTCGCAAAGCACGCTCTGCGGCCACCTGCATCAGCTCACCGGCGATTGCGGTGATGCGCTCCTTGAGCCTGGCGCGGCGACGCTGCCATGCCTCGCCGCCAAGCTTGTCGAGCGCGACCGGCAACTCGGATGATCCGTAGCGGCTGAGGACATCGATGTTCTCGACCGGGATGAACAGCTTGTCCCCACCGGAGTATTCCAGCGCGACGCAATCGTGCTCGCTTTTGCCGACCGGGATCGGCTCCAGTCCGAGGTAACGCCCGATCCCATGTTCGACATGCACGACCAGATCGCCGCGTGCCAACGCCTGAATTTCAGCGAGGAAGGCGTCGGAATCCTTGCGCTTCTTCTTGCGCCGCACCAGCCGGTCGCCGAGCACGTCGGCTTCGGTGACAAGATCGAGCGTGTCGCTCGAAAACCCGCTCTCCAGCGGCAGGACGACCACTGCGGCCTTGCCCTTGGCCGCAAGGCCGAGCGCCTGTTGCCAGCTATCGGCCAGCGCGGTGGGCGCGCCGGCTTCCTCAAGGATTGCGGCAATCCGGCGGGCGCTGCCAGTGGAATAGGCGGCCACCAGCGGCTTGCGCTTGGACTTGGCAACAGCCTTCAGGTGTGCGGCGGCGGCCTCGTAGACATTCTCCCCGCGCCCGCGTTCCGGCGAAAAGTCGCGCGCCGAACGGAAGCCGAAATCGAGCACGTTTGCGCTGTCATCGGCCGCAAAGCCCGATGCGCGGTGAGCGGGCAAAGCGGCGAGGGCCGCATCGAATTCGGCGCGGGTGAGGTACAGCGCATCGGGCTTGAGCGGGCGGTAGCTGCCCCTCTTTTCGCCCGCGATCCGACCACGCTGGTCGTGATAATCGCTGATATCGGTCAACCGCTCCTCGGCCGCCCCCAAGGCGCCCTGATCGATGACGACGACATCATTGGTGCCTAGGTGATCGAACAGGCTCGCCAACCGGTCTTCGAACAGCGGCAGCCAATGTTCCATCCCAGCGAGCCTGCGGCCTTCGGACACGGCTTCATAGAGCGGGTCTTGCGTGGCGTTCGCCCCGAAGATCTCGCGGTACCGGCTGCGGAAGCGCTTGATGCTCTCCTCGTCGAGCAGCGCTTCGGAGGCGGGGAGAAGCAGGTGGCTGTCGATCCGCTCGACCGTGCGCTGGGTTGCGGGGTCGAAGAGACGCAGGCTCTCCAGCTCGTCACCGAAGAAATCGAGGCGCAGCCCGCTGTCCAGCGAGGACGGGAAGATGTCGACAATCGAGCCGCGCACCGCGAACTCGCCATGGTCGATCACTGTGTCTGTGCGGCTGTAGCCCTGGCGGGTGAGCAGGGCGGCAAGGCTCTCATGCCCGATCTGCACTCCGACCTTAAACTCCCGCACAGACTCGCGGACCCGGAACGGGGTGAGGACCCGCTGGAGCACGGCGTTGATCGTGGTCACCAGCAATTGCTGGGCGCTGCCGGGCTGCTGCAAGCGGTGGAGCGTGGCAAGCCGCTCCGCACTGATCGATAGCGCGGGGCTCGCGCGGTCATACGGCAGGCAGTCCCACGCGGGGAAGGTGATGACATCGAGTTCGGGCGCAAAGAAGCGCGCGGCATCGGCAGCGGCGCGCATTGCGGCGTCATCTGGCGCGATGAACACGGCCCGCCGCCCGCCCTTGTTCGCCTGTGCGGCGCGCGCGAGATCGGTCAGCACCAGCGGCAGGCTCCCGCGGGGGAGCGAAGCGAGGGTCAGGGCATCACGGGCCGCGAGGATGCGGTTAAGGTCAGGCATAGGTTTCCAGTCAAGCAGCGCGAGGCCAATGCGTTCCCGCGCGGCTCCTGTCAGCGCGGTATATCGACGTAATCGAGGCGTTGCATCGTCGTAAGCAGATCGCCGGCAAGATGTTCGGGCGGCATTTGCGATCCGAGCGCCCAGGCCATCACGTCGACATCATCCTCGTCGAGCAGCGCTTCGAACCACGCCAGCTCTGCCTCGCCCCATGATGCATGGTAGCGGTCATAATAGCCGCCCATCATGTAATCGGCCTCGCGCGTGCCGCGGTGCCATGCGCGGAACTTTGCCCGGGCGAGACGCTGTTCGAAGGAGGGGGTGTCGGTCATGCGCCTCACCTAGCCACAGCTGTGCGTGGCTTCAACTCGCAATGACGCGGCGAGAATGATAGCGACAACCCATGCGCCCAGAGGCCCTCAATCCGCTCTTTGCTGAAGTCGAGACGCTCGAAGGCGTCGGGCCGAAGGTGATGAAGCCACTGGAGAAGCTCGGCCTGACGCGAGTCAAGGACGTTGCCTACCACCTGCCCGAACGTTTCGTCAGCCGCAGCGCGGTAGCCGATCTCGATTCGGCGAGCGAGGGCGAGCAGGTGATTATCGCGCTGACCGCTATCGAACACCGCGCGCCGCGCGCCGGAAGCCGCGGGCCGTATCGCGTGCTGGCGCAAGATGCGGCCGGCAATATCTGCGCGCTGACATGGTTCGGCAAGGCCGCCTACAGCGCGAAGAAGCTGCTCCCGGTAGGCGAGAAGCGCTGGGTGGCAGGGCGGCTCGACCGTTATGGCGACATGCTCCAGATCGTCCATCCCGACCATATCGAGGCCGAAAGCGCGGCCCAAATGGGGCGGCTGAGCGAGCCGGTTTATCGGCTTTCCGAAGGGCTCACCCAGCCGCGGGTGGCGGGGCTTGTCGAACAGGCTCTCGCGCGGCTCCCGGCGCTGCCCGAGTGGATCGAGCCGGGCCAGTTCGAACGCGCAGGCTGGCCCGCATGGCGCGAGGCGCTGCGACTTGGCCACGAAAGCACCGATGAAAAGGCACGCGATCGGCTCGCCTATGACGAGTTGCTGGCGAACAGCCTCGCGCTGTTGCTGGTCAAGGCCGAGGGGCGGCGGCGCAAGGGGCAGGCGCTGGCGGGAGACGGCGCCTTGCGCGCCAAGCTGCAACTGCCCTTCGCCCTGACCGGCGCGCAGAGCCGCTCGATCGCCGAGATCGAGGGCGATATGGCGCAGGAAGCGCCGATGCTGCGGTTGCTGCAGGGCGATGTTGGCGCGGGCAAGACTGTGGTCGCGCTCGAAGCGATGCTGATCGCGGTAGAGGCCGGCAAGCAGGCTGCGCTGCTAGCGCCGACCGAAATTCTCGCGCGCCAGCATTTCGAGACGCTGCGCAAGATGCTCGCACCGACCGGCGTCAACATCGCGCTGCTGACCGGGCGGGCCAAGGGGCGCGAGCGCGAAGGGCTGCTGATGGGGCTGATGGACGGCTCGATCCAGGTGCTGGTCGGCACCCATGCGATTTTTCAGGACACGGTGAACTACCGCGATCTGGGGCTGGTGGTGATCGACGAGCAGCACCGCTTCGGAGTGGCGCAGCGGCTTGCGCTGGCCGCAAAGGGCCGCCGCGCGCCGCACACCCTTGCCATGACAGCAACCCCGATCCCGCGCTCGCTGACGTTGGCGCAATATGGCGAGATGGACGTGAGCCGCCTCGATGAACTGCCCCCGGGACGGCAGGCGATCGACACCCGCGTGGTGCCGATGGAGCGTATCGACGAGGTGGTCGCGGGCGTGGCACGCCACCTCGCCAGCGGGCAACAGGCCTATTGGGTGTGCCCGATGGTGCGCGAGATCGACGGCGCGCCCGACCTTGCCGATATCGCTGCGGCCGAAGCGCGCTACGCGGCGCTGACCGAGCGGTTTGGCGATGCCGTGGTACTGGTCCACGGTCAGCTTCGCCCCGAGATCAAGGATGCTGCGATGGAGCGTTTTGCCAGCGGGCAGGCGCGGCTGCTGGTGGCAACGACGGTGATCGAAGTGGGGGTCGATGTCCCCTCGGCTACCCTGATGGTGATCGAGCAAGCTGAGCGCTTCGGCCTGGCCCAGCTCCACCAGCTGCGCGGGCGGGTGGGGCGGGGCGCGGAGAAATCCACCTGCCTGCTACTGCGCAGCGGGGCTCTGTCCGAAACGGGGCGGGCGAGGCTCGCCCTGATGCGCGAGACGCAGGACGGGTTCCGGATCGCCGAGGAAGACCTTGCCCTGCGTGGCGGTGGGGAGCTGCTCGGCACCCGCCAATCGGGAGAGGCGGCTTTCCGGATCGCCAATCTCGAGCAGATGCAGCGCCTGCTGCCGATTGCGCACGGCGACGCCCGGCTTTTGATGGACCGCGATGGCGGGCTAATGTCGGAACGCGGTGAGGCAGCGCGGCTGCTGCTTTATCTGTTCGAACGCGATTGGGGCGTTCAGCTGCTGCGCGGCGGTTAGCTGCGCAGCGCCGCAGCTTCGCTCTTCAGCCGGTCAGCCCAGGCACATGCGCCGAGGTTGATCATGCTCCACGCCAGTTCGAACGCGGCGGTATCGCCATAATAGGGATCAGGCACCGGTTCGCCCCGGCGCCCGTCGACCGCGTCCATCAGCATTGCGAGCCGGGCCGTGCCGTCACGCGGGGCCTTGGCACGCAGGCTTTCCAGATTGGCGCGGTCCAATGCGATGATGTGGCTGAAGCGGTAGAAATCGTCGCGCTCGATCTGCCGTGCCGCTTGTTCGGCGATATCGATGCCCTTGGCGCTGGCAACGGCGATTGCGCGTTGATCGGGTTGGCTACCCAGATGATAGGACGCGGTTCCGGCAGAGTCGATCAGACACGCCAGACCGCGTTCCTCCGCTGCCGCGCGGAAAGCACCCTCAGCCATTGGTGACCGGCAGATATTGCCGAGACACACAAACAGCACACCAATTCTATGTTCAATGCCCCCATGCATGATGATGCACTATTACATTCATCAGGGGCTGTCCACCGGCTATCATGTTGGTTTCACGTGAAACATGCCGGTCCGGACAAGTATCCGGGGCGAGATGTGTCCAAAACCGGCCTAACGGGGGTCTAACCGGGGTCTAGAGGGGGTCTAGGTGCCGTCAGGCGGCGGCTGCCGGGAGTGGTGAGGTGCTAGCCAGCACATCTTCGGTGATGCGCCGGATGTTCACCTTGGCCTTCAAGCGTGCGCCCAGCAGCGCAGTGCCGGAAACCTTCCTTTGCACGAACAGCGTCTCGATCGGCGGGAAGGCCCAGGTGTCCTTGTCCTGCGCGATGGCAAAGCCTTCCTCGCGCAGCAGCGGGATGAACGCGCGGTCACCAAAATCGAAGGGCGCATCCTCGCGCATTTCGTTGATCACGATGTCGATCATCTTGTTCACCCGCTCGGGGTGCTTTTCGGCGACGATCGGCATCATGAAACCCGCTTCGATCGTGGCGGCGAGCACTTCTTCGGCATTGCCGCGCAGCCCCGCTTCGAGCATCTTGCGATAGCCGTTCGCCACTGCCGGATCGACCGGACGACACGCGCCGAAATCGAGCAGAATGATCTCGCCCGTTTCGCGCCGGTAGCGGAAATTGGCGAAGTTCGGATCGGTCTGCATCACGCCGAATTCGAACAATTCGCGCGCCACCAGCCGGATCAGCCGCGCATAGACCTCGTCGCGGCGCTCGGGCGTTTCCGATCCGATTTCCTCGATCGAGACGCCGTCTTCAAAACTCATCGCAAGGATCGAGCCGCGCGTCAGACCTTCGTGCAGCTTCGGCACGACGAAGCCGGGGGTGCCCGCCAGCTGCTCCCGGTACAACGCCATTTGCGCGCCTTCGCGCTCGTAATCCGCTTCTTCGTGGAGCTGCTGCTTGGCCGCGGCCATCAGCTTTTCCATTTCGAGTTCGGGCGGAGCGAAGCCTGCGA
This DNA window, taken from Porphyrobacter sp. ULC335, encodes the following:
- the mfd gene encoding transcription-repair coupling factor; this encodes MPDLNRILAARDALTLASLPRGSLPLVLTDLARAAQANKGGRRAVFIAPDDAAMRAAADAARFFAPELDVITFPAWDCLPYDRASPALSISAERLATLHRLQQPGSAQQLLVTTINAVLQRVLTPFRVRESVREFKVGVQIGHESLAALLTRQGYSRTDTVIDHGEFAVRGSIVDIFPSSLDSGLRLDFFGDELESLRLFDPATQRTVERIDSHLLLPASEALLDEESIKRFRSRYREIFGANATQDPLYEAVSEGRRLAGMEHWLPLFEDRLASLFDHLGTNDVVVIDQGALGAAEERLTDISDYHDQRGRIAGEKRGSYRPLKPDALYLTRAEFDAALAALPAHRASGFAADDSANVLDFGFRSARDFSPERGRGENVYEAAAAHLKAVAKSKRKPLVAAYSTGSARRIAAILEEAGAPTALADSWQQALGLAAKGKAAVVVLPLESGFSSDTLDLVTEADVLGDRLVRRKKKRKDSDAFLAEIQALARGDLVVHVEHGIGRYLGLEPIPVGKSEHDCVALEYSGGDKLFIPVENIDVLSRYGSSELPVALDKLGGEAWQRRRARLKERITAIAGELMQVAAERALRQAPALPADPATLGQFTDRFPWSETEDQERAITDVLGDLESGRPMDRLVCGDVGFGKTEVALRAAFVAAMHGQQVAVVAPTTLLARQHYQNFAERFAGFPLKVGRLSRLVTSKEAAETREGLESGHVDLVVGTHAILSKSTKFKNLGLVIVDEEQRFGVTHKEKLKQLRADVHVLTLTATPIPRTLQMAMSGLRELSTIQTPPVDRLAVRTYVMEWDDMVMREALLREHHRGGQSFIVVPRISDMADVEEWLRENAPEIKSVSAHGQMSPSEVEERMGAFYDRKYDVLLSTTIVESGLDIPSANTIIIHRADRFGLAQLYQLRGRVGRAKLRAYAYLTHETGVALSEIAQKRLKVLGDLDTLGAGFQLASHDLDIRGAGNLLGDEQSGHIREVGFELYQAMLEEAILAAKAGEMGLAPARDKVSPQITVDAPIMIPEEYVPDLAVRMALYRRLNQAEGQNDIESMAAEMIDRFGDLPQPTKNLIRLIEIKHQAIGANIAKIDVGARGTLVTFHNDDFPDPVGLIAYVERLNDGGKDTAKLRPDMKLVINRAWSDPQSRLNGLFQLTKGLSGIVKKAAAKTKKAA
- a CDS encoding succinate dehydrogenase assembly factor 2 codes for the protein MTDTPSFEQRLARAKFRAWHRGTREADYMMGGYYDRYHASWGEAELAWFEALLDEDDVDVMAWALGSQMPPEHLAGDLLTTMQRLDYVDIPR
- the recG gene encoding ATP-dependent DNA helicase RecG; protein product: MRPEALNPLFAEVETLEGVGPKVMKPLEKLGLTRVKDVAYHLPERFVSRSAVADLDSASEGEQVIIALTAIEHRAPRAGSRGPYRVLAQDAAGNICALTWFGKAAYSAKKLLPVGEKRWVAGRLDRYGDMLQIVHPDHIEAESAAQMGRLSEPVYRLSEGLTQPRVAGLVEQALARLPALPEWIEPGQFERAGWPAWREALRLGHESTDEKARDRLAYDELLANSLALLLVKAEGRRRKGQALAGDGALRAKLQLPFALTGAQSRSIAEIEGDMAQEAPMLRLLQGDVGAGKTVVALEAMLIAVEAGKQAALLAPTEILARQHFETLRKMLAPTGVNIALLTGRAKGREREGLLMGLMDGSIQVLVGTHAIFQDTVNYRDLGLVVIDEQHRFGVAQRLALAAKGRRAPHTLAMTATPIPRSLTLAQYGEMDVSRLDELPPGRQAIDTRVVPMERIDEVVAGVARHLASGQQAYWVCPMVREIDGAPDLADIAAAEARYAALTERFGDAVVLVHGQLRPEIKDAAMERFASGQARLLVATTVIEVGVDVPSATLMVIEQAERFGLAQLHQLRGRVGRGAEKSTCLLLRSGALSETGRARLALMRETQDGFRIAEEDLALRGGGELLGTRQSGEAAFRIANLEQMQRLLPIAHGDARLLMDRDGGLMSERGEAARLLLYLFERDWGVQLLRGG
- a CDS encoding low molecular weight protein-tyrosine-phosphatase, producing MHGGIEHRIGVLFVCLGNICRSPMAEGAFRAAAEERGLACLIDSAGTASYHLGSQPDQRAIAVASAKGIDIAEQAARQIERDDFYRFSHIIALDRANLESLRAKAPRDGTARLAMLMDAVDGRRGEPVPDPYYGDTAAFELAWSMINLGACAWADRLKSEAAALRS
- a CDS encoding ABC1 kinase family protein: MSDDNQIPDFDKLPEDRNRQRAVPAGRIARFGTFGRLVGGVASGMVAEGARRLASGEGITARDLILTPGNVQRLTDRLSHLRGAAMKMGQMISLDAGDFLPDELSKILATLRDQANFMPTKQLDQVLRSEWGPDWRKQFRWFNPRPIAAASIGQVHKALTRDGEELAIKVQYPGVAKSIDSDVDNVMTLLKVAGFAPPELEMEKLMAAAKQQLHEEADYEREGAQMALYREQLAGTPGFVVPKLHEGLTRGSILAMSFEDGVSIEEIGSETPERRDEVYARLIRLVARELFEFGVMQTDPNFANFRYRRETGEIILLDFGACRPVDPAVANGYRKMLEAGLRGNAEEVLAATIEAGFMMPIVAEKHPERVNKMIDIVINEMREDAPFDFGDRAFIPLLREEGFAIAQDKDTWAFPPIETLFVQRKVSGTALLGARLKAKVNIRRITEDVLASTSPLPAAAA